Proteins encoded in a region of the Mixophyes fleayi isolate aMixFle1 chromosome 5, aMixFle1.hap1, whole genome shotgun sequence genome:
- the HOXA4 gene encoding homeobox protein Hox-A4, whose protein sequence is MAMSSFLINSNYIEPKFPPCEEYAQNNYLHNQSPEYYERPREPGFEAPPEALYQGPGSYPEANYGYSHISASHDAGVAQDGVSSKGHSQSQQLLQSHVLRQPPQHCESIGVSNDSIHTEKNAAGLKCKEPVVYPWMKKIHVNTVNPNYTGGEPKRSRTAYTRQQVLELEKEFHFNRYLTRRRRIEIAHTLCLSERQVKIWFQNRRMKWKKDHKLPNTKMRSANPSSTSQQPKVQGHQHTDGSTTPLL, encoded by the exons ATGGCCATGAGTTCGTTTTTGATAAACTCCAACTACATCGAGCCCAAATTCCCACCCTGCGAGGAGTATGCACAAAATAACTACTTGCACAACCAGTCTCCTGAATACTACGAGCGGCCGAGGGAACCCGGGTTCGAGGCTCCTCCCGAGGCTCTTTACCAAGGTCCGGGCAGCTATCCTGAAGCCAACTATGGATACAGCCACATCTCAGCGAGTCACGACGCCGGGGTTGCCCAGGATGGGGTATCTAGCAAAGGACATAGTCAATCTCAGCAACTTCTTCAAAGCCACGTCCTCAGACAACCACCACAACACTGTGAGTCTATAGGAGTGTCCAATGACAGCATCCATACTGAGAAAAATGCTGCTGGGCTGAAATGCAAAGAACCAGTAGTCTATCCTTGGATGAAGAAAATACATGTCAACACAG TTAATCCAAATTACACTGGAGGGGAACCCAAAAGGTCTCGAACTGCGTATACCAGACAACAAGTATTAGAGCTGGAAAAGGAGTTCCATTTTAACCGTTACCTTACCAGACGCCGGCGAATAGAAATTGCGCACACCTTATGTCTTTCCGAACGTCAGGTCAAGATCTGGTTCCAAAACAGAAGGATGAAGTGGAAGAAAGACCACAAACTGCCCAATACTAAGATGCGCTCAGCAAACCCATCATCCACCAGCCAGCAGCCAAAAGTACAGGGTCATCAGCACACAGATGGGTCAACCACCCCATTATTATAA